From the genome of Flavobacterium ovatum, one region includes:
- a CDS encoding ABC transporter ATP-binding protein: MSNLLEVNKVVKQYGDYTALNAVSLSIPKGSIYGLLGPNGAGKTSLIRIINQITLPDSGEILLDGEKLQPKHIQHIGYLPEERGLYQSMKVGEQCLYLAQMKGLSKSEAKKQLDYWFDRLEIQGWWNKKIQELSKGMAQKIQFVVCVLHQPKLLILDEPFSGFDPVNANVIKDEILALKEQGTTILFSTHRMESVEELCDDIALIHKSNKLIEGKLNDVKRQFRTNSYEVGILSSDVEGLMFAVTQKFTVNPAHFKSLNNELKLEIHIGNATPNELLNILVQKGQVTHFVEKIPSVNDIFIQTVSG, from the coding sequence ATGAGTAACTTACTTGAAGTCAACAAAGTTGTCAAGCAATACGGGGATTATACCGCTTTGAACGCCGTTTCGTTAAGTATTCCTAAAGGAAGTATTTACGGGCTTTTAGGGCCAAATGGAGCAGGGAAAACTTCCTTAATCCGAATCATCAATCAAATCACTTTGCCAGATAGTGGTGAGATTTTATTAGATGGCGAAAAACTACAACCCAAACACATTCAGCATATCGGTTATTTGCCCGAAGAGCGTGGTTTGTACCAAAGCATGAAAGTGGGTGAGCAGTGTTTGTATTTGGCACAGATGAAAGGTTTATCAAAAAGCGAAGCCAAAAAGCAATTGGATTACTGGTTTGACCGACTCGAAATTCAAGGTTGGTGGAATAAGAAAATCCAAGAATTATCGAAAGGAATGGCGCAAAAAATTCAGTTTGTTGTTTGTGTTTTACACCAACCCAAATTGTTGATTCTCGACGAACCTTTTTCAGGATTTGACCCTGTAAATGCCAATGTCATCAAAGATGAAATTTTAGCTCTAAAAGAGCAAGGAACTACAATATTGTTTTCGACTCATCGCATGGAAAGTGTTGAAGAATTATGCGACGATATCGCTTTGATTCACAAATCCAATAAATTAATAGAAGGAAAACTAAACGATGTCAAACGACAATTTCGCACCAACAGTTACGAAGTAGGAATTTTAAGTTCTGATGTCGAAGGTTTGATGTTTGCCGTCACCCAAAAATTCACGGTCAATCCAGCCCATTTTAAATCATTGAATAACGAGTTGAAATTGGAAATTCATATTGGTAACGCAACGCCAAATGAGTTGTTGAATATTTTAGTTCAAAAAGGACAAGTCACCCATTTTGTAGAAAAAATCCCGTCTGTCAATGATATATTTATTCAAACAGTAAGTGGTTAA
- the dnaJ gene encoding molecular chaperone DnaJ has protein sequence MKKDFYEILGITKGADAAAIKKAYRKKAIEFHPDKNPGDKTAEEKFKEAAEAYEVLSDPAKKGKYDQYGHQAFDGSGGFGGGGGHGGMNMDDIFSQFGDIFGGGFGGFGGGGSRGPQRVKGSNLRIKVKLTLEEIANGVEKKVKVKRKVQAPGVSYKTCSTCNGQGQVMRVTNTILGRMQSATTCPTCGGAGQQLDKKPAEADGQGMILEDETVSIKIPAGVVDGMQLKVSGKGNDAPGNSVPGDLIVAIEELEHEFLKREGENLHYDLYISFPEAVLGVSKDIEAVNGKVRIKLEDGIQSGKILRLKGKGIPNINGYGNGDLLVHVNVWTPKELSKDQRQFFEKNLTDDNFIPNPEKSDKSFFEKVKDMFS, from the coding sequence ATGAAAAAAGATTTTTACGAAATATTAGGTATTACTAAAGGTGCAGATGCTGCAGCTATTAAGAAAGCCTACCGAAAAAAAGCCATTGAGTTTCATCCTGATAAAAATCCAGGAGACAAAACGGCAGAAGAAAAGTTCAAAGAAGCAGCTGAAGCTTACGAAGTATTAAGCGATCCTGCCAAAAAAGGTAAATACGATCAATACGGTCATCAAGCTTTTGACGGTTCAGGTGGTTTTGGTGGTGGCGGTGGTCATGGCGGCATGAACATGGACGATATCTTTAGTCAGTTTGGCGATATCTTTGGTGGTGGTTTTGGCGGATTTGGTGGTGGCGGTTCTCGTGGCCCACAAAGAGTCAAAGGAAGCAACCTTCGTATCAAAGTCAAATTGACATTGGAAGAAATTGCCAATGGTGTAGAGAAAAAAGTAAAAGTAAAACGCAAGGTGCAAGCGCCAGGTGTAAGCTATAAGACTTGTTCTACATGTAACGGTCAAGGGCAGGTAATGCGTGTGACCAATACTATTTTGGGACGTATGCAATCAGCAACTACTTGTCCTACTTGTGGAGGAGCTGGTCAGCAATTGGACAAAAAACCTGCTGAAGCTGATGGTCAAGGAATGATTTTGGAAGACGAAACCGTTTCTATCAAAATCCCTGCTGGTGTTGTGGACGGAATGCAGTTGAAAGTTTCTGGAAAAGGAAATGATGCGCCAGGAAATAGCGTACCAGGAGATTTGATTGTTGCCATTGAAGAATTAGAACATGAATTCTTGAAACGTGAAGGAGAGAATTTACATTATGATTTATACATCAGTTTTCCAGAAGCAGTTTTGGGAGTTTCTAAAGATATTGAAGCAGTAAACGGAAAAGTACGTATCAAACTTGAAGATGGAATCCAATCGGGTAAAATCTTGCGTTTGAAAGGAAAAGGAATTCCAAATATCAACGGTTACGGAAACGGAGATTTATTGGTGCATGTAAATGTTTGGACTCCAAAAGAGTTGAGCAAAGACCAAAGACAATTTTTCGAGAAAAACTTAACAGACGATAACTTTATTCCGAATCCTGAGAAATCAGACAAATCGTTTTTCGAAAAAGTAAAAGATATGTTCTCTTAG
- a CDS encoding nucleotide exchange factor GrpE: MFKNIFKNKGNMTTENTEIDQKVEEVTLDNNATEEQVLAEELSVEEQLTKDLANEKDKFLRLFAEFENYKRRTTKERIELFKTANQDVVTSLLPVLDDFDRAIIEIAKSENEAVSKGVELIHEKLKNTLNGKGLEIVEVNAGDAFNADFAEAITQIPAPSDDMKGKIVDVLEKGYKLGDKIIRFPKVVIGQ, translated from the coding sequence ATGTTTAAGAATATTTTTAAAAATAAAGGTAATATGACTACTGAAAATACAGAAATCGATCAAAAAGTAGAGGAAGTAACATTGGATAACAATGCGACAGAAGAGCAAGTTCTTGCGGAAGAATTAAGTGTTGAAGAACAATTAACCAAAGACTTAGCAAATGAAAAAGATAAATTTTTGAGATTATTTGCTGAATTTGAAAATTACAAAAGAAGAACTACTAAAGAGCGTATTGAATTATTCAAAACAGCCAATCAAGATGTTGTAACGTCTTTGTTGCCAGTTTTAGATGATTTTGACAGAGCTATTATAGAAATTGCAAAATCAGAAAATGAAGCAGTTTCTAAAGGAGTTGAGTTAATTCACGAAAAATTAAAAAACACTTTGAACGGTAAAGGTTTAGAGATAGTTGAGGTAAATGCAGGAGATGCTTTCAACGCTGACTTTGCTGAAGCGATTACACAAATACCAGCACCATCTGACGATATGAAAGGTAAAATTGTGGATGTTCTTGAAAAAGGATACAAATTAGGAGATAAAATTATTCGTTTTCCTAAAGTTGTAATTGGGCAATAA